The following proteins are co-located in the Planococcus plakortidis genome:
- a CDS encoding Asp23/Gls24 family envelope stress response protein, with translation MAEKVIPYVKMKSPGAQDLGNIEVASEVLEIIASIAATDIEGVASMRGNFASGVVERLGKKVHGKGIKTELSDEGLAIDVYCVIDYGVSIPKTAKKIQEQVRQTLETMTSLQTQEVNVHITGIHFDNPQVD, from the coding sequence ATGGCAGAGAAAGTAATCCCCTATGTAAAAATGAAATCACCCGGAGCACAGGATCTCGGGAATATCGAAGTCGCGTCAGAAGTGCTGGAAATTATCGCCAGCATCGCAGCGACCGATATCGAAGGCGTTGCCAGCATGCGCGGCAATTTCGCTTCAGGCGTCGTTGAGCGCTTGGGCAAAAAAGTCCATGGCAAAGGCATCAAAACCGAGCTGTCGGATGAAGGGCTGGCCATCGATGTCTATTGCGTCATCGATTATGGCGTATCGATCCCGAAGACGGCCAAGAAAATCCAGGAACAAGTCCGCCAGACCTTGGAGACGATGACTTCGCTGCAGACGCAGGAAGTGAATGTTCACATCACCGGTATACATTTCGACAATCCACAAGTGGACTGA
- the nusB gene encoding transcription antitermination factor NusB, with amino-acid sequence MKRHEAREKALQTLFQLDGTELTIEEAMEHVIEGETDQFYKLLVEGTNGKQQEIDGKLKGHLQNWSLERLPKVERTILRMAVFELEYMDDAPSRVVLNEAIELSKTFGDDKSSRFVNGVLSKFTDQTAN; translated from the coding sequence ATGAAACGACACGAAGCACGGGAAAAAGCGCTTCAGACGCTATTCCAGCTCGATGGAACCGAATTGACAATCGAAGAGGCGATGGAACATGTCATTGAGGGCGAAACCGACCAGTTCTATAAATTGCTTGTGGAAGGGACGAACGGCAAGCAGCAGGAAATCGACGGGAAATTGAAGGGCCACCTGCAAAACTGGTCACTCGAGCGTTTGCCGAAAGTTGAACGCACCATTTTGCGCATGGCCGTATTTGAACTGGAATACATGGATGATGCCCCGAGCCGGGTCGTCTTGAACGAGGCGATCGAGTTGAGCAAAACCTTTGGGGATGACAAGTCCAGCCGTTTCGTCAACGGCGTGCTTTCGAAATTCACTGACCAAACTGCGAACTAA
- the folD gene encoding bifunctional methylenetetrahydrofolate dehydrogenase/methenyltetrahydrofolate cyclohydrolase FolD, which yields MTAELIDGKAVSRKIKERVQQRVEKLKTEGVTPGLSVILVGDDSASQTYVKNKKKTCESLGMRSDLHLYPASMTEQELLEKIDELNNDPDIHGILVQLPLPAQIDEFKIITAIAPEKDVDGFHPISVGNLMIGKDTFLPCTPHGVMVLLEHYGIDPAGKHAVVIGRSNIVGKPVGQLLLQKDATVTYCHSKTPDLKAMTKQADIIIAAIGRAKFIGPDHIKEGAVVIDVGMNRDENGKLCGDVDFSAVQERAGFITPVPGGVGPMTIAMLMENTCLSAEKGLSKDKAGESV from the coding sequence GTGACTGCTGAATTGATTGATGGAAAAGCCGTAAGCCGGAAAATTAAAGAGCGAGTGCAACAACGTGTAGAGAAACTGAAAACAGAAGGAGTCACCCCGGGCCTTTCGGTCATACTCGTGGGCGATGATTCCGCTTCGCAAACCTATGTCAAAAACAAGAAAAAGACCTGCGAGTCCCTCGGCATGCGGTCGGACCTTCATTTATACCCCGCGTCCATGACCGAGCAGGAACTGCTTGAGAAAATCGATGAATTGAACAACGATCCGGATATCCACGGCATCCTGGTCCAATTGCCGCTTCCTGCGCAGATCGACGAATTCAAGATCATCACGGCCATCGCTCCCGAAAAGGATGTCGATGGCTTCCACCCGATATCGGTCGGCAATCTGATGATCGGCAAGGACACGTTCCTGCCATGCACGCCGCATGGGGTGATGGTGCTGCTTGAGCATTACGGCATCGACCCGGCAGGCAAGCATGCGGTCGTCATCGGCCGCAGCAATATCGTCGGCAAACCGGTCGGGCAATTGCTGCTGCAAAAAGATGCGACCGTGACCTATTGCCACTCCAAGACCCCGGACTTGAAGGCCATGACCAAGCAGGCGGACATCATCATCGCTGCGATCGGGCGGGCGAAGTTCATCGGGCCTGACCATATCAAAGAAGGCGCCGTCGTCATCGATGTCGGCATGAACCGGGACGAAAACGGGAAATTATGCGGCGACGTCGATTTCAGCGCGGTGCAAGAGCGTGCCGGGTTCATCACGCCTGTGCCGGGCGGCGTCGGGCCCATGACCATCGCGATGCTGATGGAAAATACTTGCCTATCGGCGGAAAAAGGATTATCGAAAGACAAAGCCGGCGAAAGCGTGTAA
- the xseA gene encoding exodeoxyribonuclease VII large subunit — MATDPYLSVAAITKYIKKKFDADPHLRDVYVKGELSNVKIHTSGHIYFTLKDQKARLPAVMFSARAKSMKFRPESGMTVLIRGDISVYEASGQYQLYAQSMQPDGIGDYYLAFEQLKEKLNKEGLFNAAHKQALPQFPEKVAVITAQTGAAVRDIITTLKRRYPLAQIVLFPTLVQGQGAVQSIVQSIQQANRTDSDVLIVGRGGGSIEDLWAFNEEAVARAIHASGIPVISAVGHETDTTIADFVADLRAATPTAAAELAVPSRIELLERVMGQRQAMFRLMSNDLEQRRIRLTQLQNSYPMAYPDRLYRPFIERIERATDALQRETVLTVKRSGDRLSMLSRQLENRNPADRIRQADRDLAVLADRLDQRITQVFRQRDQQLKSAIRTLDALSPLKVMDRGYAIPFKEGGVVKSVDQLGLGDRLSLSLKDGEIETVIEAINPKDKERD, encoded by the coding sequence TTGGCGACCGACCCGTACTTAAGTGTTGCAGCAATAACAAAATACATAAAGAAGAAATTCGATGCCGACCCCCATCTGCGTGATGTTTACGTAAAAGGGGAGCTGTCGAATGTGAAAATCCATACGAGCGGGCATATTTACTTTACGTTGAAAGACCAGAAGGCGCGCTTGCCGGCCGTCATGTTCTCGGCGCGGGCGAAATCGATGAAATTTCGCCCGGAAAGCGGCATGACCGTCCTGATCCGCGGAGATATCTCCGTCTACGAAGCATCGGGACAATACCAATTATATGCCCAGTCGATGCAGCCAGATGGCATCGGCGATTATTATTTGGCTTTCGAGCAATTAAAGGAAAAGCTCAATAAAGAAGGCTTGTTCAATGCTGCACATAAACAAGCCTTGCCGCAGTTTCCCGAAAAAGTGGCAGTCATCACGGCGCAGACCGGAGCCGCAGTTCGGGACATCATCACCACGCTGAAGCGCCGGTACCCGCTTGCGCAGATTGTGCTGTTCCCGACCTTGGTGCAAGGCCAGGGGGCAGTCCAGTCGATCGTCCAGTCGATCCAGCAGGCGAACCGCACAGACAGCGACGTCTTGATCGTCGGGCGCGGGGGCGGATCGATCGAAGATCTGTGGGCTTTCAATGAAGAAGCGGTGGCACGTGCGATCCATGCATCAGGCATCCCGGTCATCTCGGCAGTCGGCCATGAGACCGATACGACGATCGCTGATTTTGTGGCGGATTTGCGGGCAGCGACCCCGACAGCCGCCGCAGAGCTCGCGGTGCCGAGCCGCATCGAGCTGCTCGAGCGCGTCATGGGCCAGCGCCAAGCGATGTTCCGCCTCATGTCAAATGACCTGGAACAGCGCCGCATCCGCCTGACACAGCTCCAAAATTCATATCCGATGGCATATCCGGACCGCCTCTACCGGCCGTTCATCGAGCGCATCGAACGGGCGACGGACGCATTGCAGCGTGAGACCGTGCTTACGGTCAAGCGTTCGGGAGACCGCCTTTCCATGCTGTCCCGCCAATTGGAAAACCGCAACCCGGCTGACCGCATCCGCCAGGCGGACCGCGATTTGGCCGTTCTTGCGGACCGTCTCGACCAGCGCATTACCCAAGTGTTCCGGCAGCGGGACCAGCAATTGAAATCTGCCATCCGCACGTTGGATGCGCTCAGCCCCTTGAAAGTCATGGACAGGGGCTATGCGATTCCGTTCAAGGAAGGCGGCGTGGTGAAATCCGTGGATCAGCTGGGGCTTGGCGACAGGCTGAGCCTTTCATTGAAAGACGGGGAAATCGAGACCGTCATCGAAGCGATCAACCCAAAAGATAAGGAGCGCGACTAA
- the xseB gene encoding exodeoxyribonuclease VII small subunit, whose product MAENNLMFNDAMEQLEEIVKLLEQGDVPLEEALTLYQKGMELSKLCHDKLKNAENQLVTMMKDGKEVPAEIEGEGNAQ is encoded by the coding sequence ATGGCAGAAAACAACTTGATGTTCAATGACGCAATGGAGCAGTTGGAGGAAATCGTCAAATTGCTCGAGCAAGGCGATGTACCCCTCGAGGAAGCCTTGACGCTTTACCAAAAAGGCATGGAATTATCGAAGCTGTGCCACGATAAATTGAAAAATGCCGAGAACCAGCTGGTGACGATGATGAAGGATGGCAAGGAAGTCCCTGCTGAAATCGAAGGGGAAGGGAATGCGCAATGA
- a CDS encoding polyprenyl synthetase family protein: protein MNLKQFRTHYEPVIQQEMAELIRALAIPESLKESMHYSLQAGGKRIRPMLVLATMHEQGAAHPDALKVAAAIEMIHTYSLIHDDLPSMDNDDLRRGMPTNHKVFGEAVAILAGDALLTLSFGILSRLEDVSAEDKIRLIDLLSTAAGAEGMVGGQVLDIEGEEQQLSLEQLEQVHVLKTGALLTYSIISGAILAGASSDQLVALSTFGRHLGLAFQIQDDILDVTGTSEELGKTAGKDESSDKSTYPGILTLPKAKEKLDHHAQQALDALSELPGDQRLLKELTELIVQRKS, encoded by the coding sequence ATGAACTTAAAACAATTCAGAACCCATTATGAACCGGTCATCCAGCAGGAGATGGCGGAATTGATCAGAGCATTGGCGATTCCGGAATCACTGAAGGAGTCCATGCATTATTCCTTGCAGGCAGGAGGCAAGCGCATCCGGCCGATGCTCGTGCTCGCCACGATGCATGAACAAGGCGCAGCCCATCCCGATGCCTTGAAAGTGGCTGCTGCGATCGAAATGATCCATACATATTCCTTGATTCACGATGATTTGCCGAGCATGGACAATGATGACCTGCGCCGCGGCATGCCTACCAACCATAAAGTGTTCGGCGAAGCGGTCGCCATTTTAGCGGGCGATGCCCTGTTGACCTTGAGCTTCGGCATCCTGTCGCGCCTGGAAGATGTTTCCGCAGAAGATAAAATACGCCTCATCGACCTGTTGTCGACAGCGGCGGGCGCGGAAGGCATGGTTGGTGGTCAGGTCCTCGATATCGAAGGGGAAGAACAACAGCTGAGCCTGGAACAATTGGAACAAGTGCATGTATTGAAGACAGGTGCTTTGCTGACCTACAGCATCATTTCAGGGGCGATCCTCGCAGGAGCCAGTTCCGATCAGTTGGTGGCGCTTTCAACTTTCGGCCGCCATCTGGGCTTGGCCTTCCAGATCCAGGATGATATTTTGGATGTCACCGGCACATCCGAAGAACTCGGGAAAACAGCCGGAAAAGACGAGTCGAGCGACAAAAGCACGTATCCCGGCATCCTGACTTTGCCGAAAGCGAAGGAAAAGCTGGATCATCACGCACAACAGGCACTGGATGCGCTTAGTGAACTTCCCGGAGACCAGCGATTATTGAAGGAATTGACTGAGCTGATCGTCCAGCGAAAAAGCTGA
- the dxs gene encoding 1-deoxy-D-xylulose-5-phosphate synthase produces the protein MDLHSITGPSFLKELNSEQLELLSEDIRRFLIENLSKTGGHIGPNLGVVELTIALHRVFDSPDDKLIWDVGHQSYVHKILTGRADQFETLRKFKGLCGFPKRNESDHDVWETGHSSTSLSAAMGMAAARDIKKDKNYVIPIIGDGALTGGMAFEALNHIGHAQTDMTVILNDNEMSIAPNVGALHSVLGRMRTAGKYNKVKDDLEYLLKKVPAVGGKLASTAERVKDSLKYLVVSGMFFEELGFTYLGPIDGHDLEELEDNLEYAKKTKGPVLLHVITKKGKGYLPAEQDKIGTWHGIGPYKMETGDLVKSSSTAPSWSGLIAETARKLARTDERIVAITPAMPVGSKLEGFASEFPERMFDVGIAEQHATTMAAGLATQGMKPFLAIYSTFLQRAYDQVVHDICRQNLNVFIGIDRSGLVGADGETHQGVFDIAFLRHLPNMVLMMPKDENEGQHMVKTAVDYNGGPIALRYPRGNGLGVPMDDELKAIPIGSWEVLEQGTDAVILTFGTTIPMALHAAGQLRDEGIRVEVVNARFIKPMDEEMLASIFSRNVPVLTIEEAVLQGGFGSAVLEYAHDNGHSHAVIDRMGIPVLFIEHGDVAELMDEIHLNSDEVVKKVKSRINHNSQQQERSNAL, from the coding sequence ATGGATCTTCATTCGATAACTGGTCCATCTTTCCTCAAAGAGCTGAATTCAGAGCAACTGGAGCTCTTAAGTGAAGATATCCGTCGATTTCTCATAGAAAATCTTTCGAAAACCGGTGGGCATATCGGCCCAAACCTCGGCGTGGTGGAATTGACGATTGCGCTTCACCGCGTGTTCGACAGCCCGGATGATAAATTGATCTGGGATGTCGGGCATCAGTCCTACGTCCATAAAATCTTGACAGGTCGCGCGGATCAATTCGAGACGCTACGGAAATTCAAAGGCCTGTGCGGCTTCCCGAAACGCAATGAAAGCGATCACGATGTCTGGGAAACTGGCCACAGCTCGACTTCCTTGTCTGCGGCGATGGGCATGGCGGCAGCGCGCGATATTAAAAAAGACAAAAATTATGTCATCCCGATCATCGGCGATGGCGCATTGACCGGCGGCATGGCGTTTGAGGCGCTGAACCATATTGGGCATGCCCAGACCGACATGACCGTCATCCTTAATGATAACGAGATGTCGATCGCACCGAACGTTGGGGCGCTGCATAGCGTTCTTGGACGCATGCGGACAGCCGGCAAATACAATAAAGTCAAAGACGACCTCGAATATTTGCTGAAAAAAGTGCCGGCAGTCGGAGGCAAGCTCGCTTCAACGGCAGAGCGCGTCAAAGACAGCCTGAAATACCTGGTCGTTTCGGGGATGTTCTTCGAAGAGCTCGGCTTTACCTACCTCGGCCCGATCGACGGGCATGACCTGGAGGAGCTTGAAGACAACCTGGAATATGCGAAAAAAACGAAAGGCCCTGTCCTGCTTCATGTCATTACGAAAAAAGGCAAAGGCTATTTGCCGGCCGAACAGGATAAAATCGGCACATGGCACGGGATCGGGCCATATAAAATGGAAACCGGCGATTTGGTGAAATCTTCCTCCACAGCCCCTTCGTGGAGCGGGCTGATCGCGGAAACCGCCCGCAAACTGGCGCGCACCGATGAACGCATCGTCGCCATTACGCCAGCGATGCCTGTCGGTTCGAAATTGGAAGGGTTCGCCTCCGAATTCCCTGAGCGCATGTTCGATGTCGGGATTGCCGAACAGCATGCGACGACAATGGCCGCGGGTCTTGCGACACAAGGGATGAAGCCGTTCCTTGCGATTTATTCGACATTCCTGCAGCGCGCCTATGATCAGGTAGTCCATGACATTTGCCGCCAGAACTTGAACGTCTTCATCGGCATCGATCGCTCGGGCCTTGTCGGCGCGGATGGCGAAACACACCAAGGGGTCTTTGATATCGCCTTCCTTCGCCATCTTCCGAACATGGTCTTAATGATGCCGAAAGATGAGAATGAAGGGCAGCATATGGTCAAGACGGCGGTCGATTACAACGGGGGCCCGATTGCCTTGCGCTATCCGCGCGGCAATGGCCTCGGAGTGCCGATGGACGATGAACTGAAGGCGATCCCGATCGGCAGCTGGGAAGTGCTGGAACAAGGCACGGACGCCGTCATCCTGACATTCGGCACAACTATTCCGATGGCACTCCATGCAGCCGGGCAGTTGCGCGACGAAGGCATCCGGGTGGAAGTTGTCAACGCGCGCTTCATCAAACCGATGGACGAAGAGATGTTGGCATCGATTTTCAGCCGCAATGTACCGGTGTTGACAATCGAGGAAGCGGTATTGCAAGGCGGCTTCGGCAGTGCGGTACTTGAGTATGCGCATGATAACGGCCATTCGCATGCTGTCATCGACCGCATGGGCATTCCGGTTCTCTTCATCGAACATGGCGATGTCGCGGAGTTGATGGACGAAATCCACCTCAACAGCGATGAAGTGGTCAAGAAAGTGAAATCGCGCATCAACCACAATTCACAGCAGCAGGAGCGGTCGAACGCCCTATGA
- a CDS encoding TlyA family RNA methyltransferase, with protein sequence MNKVKKERVDVLLVERGICETREKAKRAIMAGVIFSGSERLERPGEKIPVDAPLEKKGNDLRYVSRGGLKLEKALAEFDVTVDGKMMLDIGSSTGGFTDCALQNGARHGYALDVGYNQLAWKIRQDPRVTVMERTNFRHSKPEDFQEGLPEVATIDVSFISLRIILPVLKTILVPGGDCIALVKPQFEAGREKVGKKGIVRDPKVHREVLQKVAAHAVDCGFEVKAMTHSPITGGEGNIEFLFHLVSNEQGVKSDLPDAQSIAQVVERAHAAFKEQHTPLS encoded by the coding sequence ATGAATAAAGTGAAAAAAGAACGGGTGGATGTCCTGTTAGTGGAACGGGGCATCTGCGAAACACGTGAAAAAGCCAAGCGCGCCATCATGGCCGGGGTGATTTTCTCAGGCAGCGAACGCCTCGAGAGACCCGGCGAAAAGATCCCTGTAGATGCGCCGCTTGAGAAAAAAGGAAATGATTTGCGCTACGTCAGCCGTGGCGGCCTGAAACTGGAAAAGGCGCTCGCTGAATTCGATGTCACGGTAGACGGCAAAATGATGCTCGATATCGGCTCATCGACTGGCGGATTCACCGATTGCGCATTGCAAAACGGCGCCCGCCATGGCTATGCGCTCGATGTCGGCTACAACCAACTGGCCTGGAAAATCCGCCAAGATCCTCGTGTCACGGTCATGGAACGCACGAATTTCCGTCACTCGAAACCTGAAGATTTCCAGGAAGGCTTGCCGGAAGTGGCGACGATCGACGTCTCCTTCATTTCATTGCGCATCATCCTGCCGGTACTGAAGACCATTTTGGTGCCAGGCGGCGATTGCATCGCGCTCGTTAAACCCCAATTCGAAGCGGGGCGTGAGAAAGTGGGCAAGAAAGGCATTGTCCGCGACCCGAAAGTGCACCGGGAAGTGCTGCAAAAAGTGGCAGCCCATGCCGTCGATTGCGGTTTTGAAGTCAAGGCGATGACCCATTCCCCGATTACCGGAGGCGAAGGGAATATCGAGTTCCTGTTCCATCTGGTCTCCAACGAACAGGGGGTCAAAAGCGATTTGCCGGATGCGCAGTCGATTGCACAAGTCGTCGAGCGGGCCCATGCCGCTTTTAAGGAACAACATACACCGCTATCATAA
- the ahrC gene encoding transcriptional regulator AhrC/ArgR, whose amino-acid sequence MNKGQRHIKIRDLISNREIETQDDLVDLLKAAGYEVTQATVSRDIKELHLVKVPLQDGRYKYSLPADQRFNPMQKLHRALTDAFVSIDGASHFLVMKTLPGNAHAIGSLIDHLDWEEILGTICGDDTCLIICRDVEHREVLKQRLIEML is encoded by the coding sequence ATGAATAAAGGACAACGTCATATCAAAATCCGCGACTTGATCTCAAATCGCGAAATCGAAACGCAAGATGATTTGGTCGACTTATTGAAGGCTGCGGGCTATGAAGTGACGCAAGCGACCGTATCGCGCGATATCAAGGAACTTCATCTAGTGAAAGTCCCATTGCAGGACGGTCGTTATAAATACAGTTTGCCGGCGGACCAGCGTTTTAACCCGATGCAGAAACTGCACCGGGCGCTTACTGACGCATTCGTCAGCATCGATGGGGCCAGCCATTTTTTGGTCATGAAAACACTGCCGGGAAATGCCCACGCGATCGGGTCTTTGATCGACCATTTGGATTGGGAGGAAATTCTGGGGACCATCTGCGGGGATGACACATGCTTGATCATCTGCCGTGATGTGGAACACCGCGAAGTATTGAAACAACGCTTGATTGAAATGCTTTAA
- the recN gene encoding DNA repair protein RecN produces the protein MLRELDIRNFAIIDTLSVSFTEGMTVLTGETGAGKSIIIDAVHLLAGGRGSQEFIRHGAQKAEIEGLFHIEGNKHPVHKKLEDFGIQASDGDVLLRRELNGKGKNVCRINGKLVTISILREVGAALIDIHGQHETQELMDEKQHLHLLDQFAGKLLTKAKEGYGHTFEKYTKLKREFASYNENEQQIAQRIDLLTFQLREIEEAQLVPGEEETLLEERKRLQNFTKIFESISQAHEAIQGESKGLDWVGNAMSELEHAAAVDEQFQEASESVAGAFYQLQDTATEIKRILDQLEFDPERLNEIEQRLGLLQSLKRKYGASVEDMLLYQEEQADELDKLLNRDQRLRLDQEKLKELTEDLRIEAEELTLLRKQAAAKLAKAIMEQLKELHMGKASFEVQFNLLPKGKFDRFGQDSIAFHISTNVGEPLKPLTKVASGGELSRMMLALKTIFSKHQGITSIIFDEVDTGVSGRVAQAIAEKIAAIARHSQVLCISHLPQVAAMADQHLFIEKKVSKDRTTTSVKELTGRKRTEEMSRMLSGAEITELTLQHADELLTLARDRKLLMK, from the coding sequence ATGCTGCGAGAATTGGATATCCGCAATTTTGCGATTATCGATACATTATCGGTCAGTTTTACAGAAGGCATGACAGTCCTGACAGGGGAAACAGGTGCAGGTAAATCGATCATCATCGATGCCGTGCACTTACTGGCCGGAGGGCGCGGAAGCCAGGAATTCATTCGACACGGGGCACAGAAAGCCGAAATCGAAGGCTTGTTCCATATTGAGGGCAATAAGCATCCGGTCCATAAAAAACTGGAGGACTTCGGCATCCAGGCGAGCGATGGGGATGTCCTGTTGCGCCGCGAGCTGAACGGCAAAGGGAAAAATGTCTGCCGCATCAACGGCAAACTCGTGACCATCTCGATCTTGCGCGAAGTGGGGGCTGCTTTGATCGATATCCACGGCCAGCACGAGACGCAGGAGTTGATGGACGAGAAGCAGCATCTTCATCTATTGGATCAATTTGCCGGGAAGCTGTTGACCAAGGCCAAGGAGGGGTATGGCCATACATTCGAAAAATATACGAAATTAAAGCGTGAGTTCGCCAGTTATAATGAGAATGAGCAACAGATCGCACAGCGCATCGATTTGCTGACCTTCCAACTGCGTGAAATCGAAGAAGCCCAGCTTGTGCCGGGCGAGGAAGAAACGCTGTTGGAGGAACGCAAACGGCTGCAGAATTTCACCAAGATTTTCGAATCGATTTCACAAGCCCATGAAGCGATTCAAGGGGAATCGAAAGGGCTGGATTGGGTCGGCAACGCGATGAGCGAACTGGAACATGCCGCAGCGGTCGACGAGCAGTTCCAAGAGGCTTCGGAATCGGTTGCAGGGGCATTCTATCAGCTCCAGGACACAGCGACTGAAATCAAGCGCATCCTGGATCAGCTGGAATTCGACCCGGAACGGCTCAATGAAATCGAGCAGCGCCTTGGACTATTGCAATCCTTGAAGCGCAAATACGGCGCGTCGGTCGAAGATATGCTATTGTATCAGGAAGAGCAGGCCGATGAACTGGACAAATTGCTAAACCGCGACCAACGATTGCGTCTCGATCAGGAGAAGCTCAAGGAATTGACCGAGGACTTGCGCATCGAAGCGGAAGAACTGACCTTGCTCAGAAAACAGGCGGCAGCCAAATTGGCGAAAGCGATCATGGAACAATTGAAGGAGCTCCATATGGGCAAAGCTTCATTCGAGGTCCAGTTCAACCTGCTGCCGAAAGGGAAATTCGACCGTTTTGGCCAGGACAGCATCGCATTCCATATTTCGACGAATGTTGGGGAACCTTTGAAGCCGCTGACGAAAGTGGCTTCAGGCGGTGAATTGTCGCGCATGATGCTTGCCTTGAAGACGATCTTTTCCAAGCACCAGGGCATCACTTCGATCATATTCGATGAAGTCGACACGGGCGTCAGTGGCCGTGTGGCGCAGGCGATTGCGGAGAAAATCGCTGCCATCGCCCGCCATTCCCAGGTGCTATGCATTTCCCACCTTCCGCAAGTCGCTGCGATGGCAGACCAGCATCTGTTTATCGAGAAAAAAGTGTCGAAAGACCGCACGACCACATCGGTGAAGGAATTGACCGGGCGTAAGCGTACCGAAGAAATGAGCCGCATGCTGTCAGGGGCGGAAATCACAGAATTGACCTTACAGCATGCTGACGAACTGCTGACTTTGGCGAGGGACCGGAAGCTGTTGATGAAATAA
- the spo0A gene encoding sporulation transcription factor Spo0A translates to MEKIKIAIADDNRELVELMTEFLDSQPNMEVVGVAYDGRECIGILEQTDADILLLDIIMPYLDGIAVLDVLRADERMSKIHVIMLSAFGQESIMSQAADYGASYFIMKPFETERLVMQINHIMKNGDQPAKNGMVTKDELITLRLKDIGVPPHLKGYMYLKAAVSIVVDEPSALGKVTKELYPKIALKFDTTPARVERSIRHAIEQVWVRSESVKHIASVFGYSEAHLQSKPSNSEFIAMIVDSLGANDAQ, encoded by the coding sequence ATGGAGAAAATAAAAATCGCCATTGCCGATGACAATCGTGAGCTTGTCGAACTGATGACCGAATTTCTGGATTCACAGCCCAATATGGAAGTGGTGGGCGTCGCCTACGATGGCAGGGAATGCATAGGCATCTTGGAACAGACCGATGCGGACATCTTATTGCTCGACATCATCATGCCGTATCTCGATGGGATTGCGGTACTCGATGTGCTGCGTGCCGATGAACGCATGAGCAAGATCCATGTCATCATGCTGTCCGCATTCGGCCAGGAGTCGATCATGAGCCAAGCTGCGGATTACGGGGCGTCCTATTTCATCATGAAACCGTTCGAGACCGAACGGCTGGTCATGCAAATCAACCATATTATGAAAAACGGTGACCAGCCTGCGAAAAACGGTATGGTGACAAAAGATGAGCTCATTACTTTGAGGCTGAAGGACATCGGCGTGCCGCCGCATTTGAAAGGCTATATGTATTTGAAGGCGGCCGTATCGATCGTCGTGGATGAGCCTTCCGCACTTGGCAAAGTGACGAAAGAGCTATACCCGAAGATCGCCTTGAAATTCGATACGACGCCGGCGCGGGTCGAGAGGTCGATCCGGCATGCCATCGAGCAGGTATGGGTACGCAGCGAATCCGTCAAGCATATCGCCAGCGTGTTCGGCTATAGTGAAGCGCATCTGCAATCGAAGCCGTCCAATTCCGAATTCATCGCCATGATTGTCGACAGTCTCGGCGCGAATGATGCACAATAA